Proteins from a genomic interval of Ralstonia wenshanensis:
- a CDS encoding alkene reductase codes for MTQQLLSPIQTGRTTLANRVVMAPLTRSRAGQPGDVPTELNVTYYAQRATAGLIVTEATQISRQGQGYAWTPGMYTDEQEAGWKAVVDAVHAKGGRISQQLWHVGRISNTLLQENGQAPVAPSAIVAKGAQSFVVQPDGTPANVPTSEPRALATEEIPGVIAQYRQAVLRARRAGFDFVEIHAANGYLLHQFLSTNSNQRTDQYGGSLENRARLILEVVDTAIAEIGADRVGIRLSPHFVAHDIADAQAEESALYLARELTKRGIAYLHIAEPDWAGGPELTDDFRRQLRDAFKGTLIVCGQYTAEEGEQMIASGLADAVAFGRPFIANPDLVARFRVGASLNKPDRATFYGGQEKGYTDYPTLEEAA; via the coding sequence ATGACTCAACAATTGCTGTCCCCGATTCAGACTGGCCGTACGACCCTCGCCAATCGTGTCGTGATGGCGCCGCTTACGCGCTCGCGCGCTGGTCAGCCTGGCGACGTGCCGACCGAGCTGAACGTGACTTACTACGCCCAGCGTGCAACCGCCGGCCTGATCGTCACGGAAGCAACGCAAATTTCCCGCCAGGGCCAGGGCTACGCCTGGACGCCGGGTATGTACACCGACGAACAGGAAGCCGGTTGGAAGGCGGTCGTGGATGCCGTGCACGCCAAGGGTGGCCGCATCTCGCAACAGCTCTGGCACGTGGGCCGCATTTCCAACACGTTGCTGCAGGAAAACGGCCAGGCGCCTGTCGCGCCGTCGGCCATCGTCGCCAAGGGCGCGCAGAGCTTTGTCGTGCAGCCCGACGGCACGCCCGCCAATGTGCCGACCAGCGAGCCGCGCGCGCTCGCCACGGAAGAAATCCCTGGCGTGATCGCGCAATATCGTCAGGCTGTGCTGCGTGCACGCCGCGCTGGTTTCGACTTCGTCGAAATCCACGCCGCCAACGGTTACCTGCTGCACCAATTCCTGTCGACCAACAGCAATCAGCGCACCGACCAATACGGCGGCTCGCTGGAAAACCGCGCCCGACTGATTCTCGAAGTGGTCGATACCGCCATCGCCGAGATTGGCGCAGACCGCGTCGGCATCCGTCTCTCGCCGCACTTCGTCGCGCATGACATTGCCGACGCACAAGCCGAAGAAAGCGCGTTGTACTTGGCCCGCGAGCTGACCAAGCGTGGCATCGCCTATCTGCACATCGCCGAGCCGGATTGGGCTGGCGGCCCCGAGCTGACCGACGATTTCCGCCGGCAACTGCGCGACGCCTTCAAGGGCACGCTTATCGTGTGCGGCCAATACACGGCGGAAGAGGGCGAGCAGATGATTGCCTCCGGTCTGGCGGATGCCGTTGCGTTCGGTCGTCCGTTTATTGCCAACCCCGATCTGGTGGCGCGCTTCCGTGTCGGCGCCTCGCTTAACAAGCCCGATCGCGCAACCTTCTACGGCGGCCAGGAAAAGGGCTACACCGACTACCCGACGTTGGAAGAAGCGGCCTGA
- a CDS encoding NADPH:quinone oxidoreductase family protein: protein MKAVVCKTWGAPESLVIETLPDLSPGAGEVVIDVKAAGVNFPDVLIIQNKYQFKPELPFTPGSEVAGVVNAVGEGVSHLKAGDHVIAFLGQGAFASQVKASAKVVMPMPPGMAFDTAAAFTLTYGTSHHAVVDRGQLKAGETMLVLGAAGGVGLAAIEIGKAIGARVIAAASSDEKLAVCKDHGADALINYSTEDLRERIKELTDGKGPDVIYDPVGGIYAEPAFRSIAWRGRYLVVGFANGEIPKMPLNLALLKGASLVGVFWGEFARREPKANLANMMQMLGWMQEGKIRPHISARYPLEQTTQALLDMAARKVTGKVVIQP, encoded by the coding sequence ATGAAAGCCGTCGTCTGCAAAACCTGGGGCGCGCCCGAATCGCTGGTGATCGAAACGCTGCCGGACCTCTCGCCGGGTGCCGGTGAAGTGGTCATCGACGTGAAGGCTGCGGGGGTGAATTTCCCTGACGTGCTGATCATCCAGAACAAGTACCAGTTCAAGCCGGAGCTGCCGTTTACGCCCGGCTCCGAAGTCGCGGGCGTGGTCAACGCGGTCGGCGAAGGCGTGTCGCACCTGAAGGCCGGCGACCACGTGATCGCGTTTCTTGGCCAGGGCGCGTTTGCTTCACAGGTCAAGGCGTCGGCCAAGGTGGTGATGCCAATGCCGCCTGGCATGGCATTCGACACCGCAGCCGCATTCACGCTTACATACGGCACGTCGCACCACGCGGTGGTCGATCGCGGACAACTGAAGGCTGGCGAAACGATGCTGGTGCTCGGCGCGGCGGGCGGCGTCGGGCTAGCGGCCATTGAGATCGGCAAGGCGATTGGCGCACGCGTCATCGCGGCGGCGTCGAGCGACGAGAAGCTCGCGGTCTGCAAAGACCACGGCGCCGATGCGCTCATCAACTATTCGACCGAAGACCTGCGCGAGCGCATCAAGGAATTGACCGACGGCAAGGGCCCGGACGTGATCTATGACCCGGTCGGCGGGATCTATGCAGAACCGGCGTTCCGTTCGATTGCCTGGCGTGGCCGCTACCTCGTCGTGGGCTTTGCCAATGGTGAGATTCCGAAGATGCCGCTGAACTTGGCGCTGCTCAAAGGCGCGTCGCTGGTGGGCGTGTTCTGGGGCGAGTTTGCACGTCGCGAGCCGAAGGCGAATCTGGCGAACATGATGCAGATGCTCGGCTGGATGCAGGAAGGCAAGATTCGTCCGCACATCTCGGCGCGCTATCCGTTGGAGCAGACGACACAGGCGCTGCTCGACATGGCGGCGCGCAAGGTGACGGGCAAGGTGGTGATCCAGCCTTAA